A DNA window from Anaerolineae bacterium contains the following coding sequences:
- a CDS encoding type II toxin-antitoxin system Phd/YefM family antitoxin gives MDKVVSATEARVHLGELMREVVESDRPVMVQRAGKEQVVILSVRRY, from the coding sequence ATGGATAAGGTAGTGAGCGCCACCGAAGCACGGGTACATCTGGGCGAGCTGATGCGGGAGGTGGTGGAGAGCGACCGCCCGGTGATGGTACAGCGGGCCGGCAAGGAACAGGTGGTCATCCTGTCGGTACGCCGCTACTGA
- a CDS encoding sugar phosphate isomerase/epimerase: protein MKLSVMAYSFARALGTGEMTLPQVLEYIASLAVPAVELMDVHVAAAGEQQTLAALERLGLTVSCYDLVSTDLVQTTPNEQGAALAQLRRELDVAERLGAKTALVVPGRWKTGIERDYAREALVAGLADLGAYAAARGISLTIEDHSLEAATGCTAESLEHLCAAAAPHLYVTFDTGNFVFGDQDPLAAWERLAPRVRHVHVKDWEVLTEQQAAGRAYRRDLAGRAYRGTALGCGIIPNPAIVDRVARSGYSDYLSAEYEGEGDPRVAVSDGVRYLRGLLTAAGV, encoded by the coding sequence ATGAAGCTGAGCGTGATGGCATACTCCTTCGCCCGGGCGCTGGGCACCGGCGAGATGACCTTGCCTCAGGTCCTGGAGTACATCGCCTCCCTCGCAGTGCCGGCCGTGGAGCTCATGGACGTCCACGTGGCCGCCGCCGGCGAGCAGCAGACCCTGGCGGCTCTGGAGCGGCTGGGCCTGACCGTCTCCTGCTATGACCTGGTGAGCACTGACCTCGTCCAGACCACGCCGAACGAGCAGGGCGCCGCTCTGGCTCAACTGAGGCGAGAGCTGGACGTCGCCGAGCGGCTGGGAGCGAAGACGGCTCTGGTGGTGCCGGGCCGCTGGAAGACAGGCATCGAGCGGGACTATGCGCGCGAGGCGCTGGTCGCGGGTCTGGCCGACCTGGGCGCCTATGCCGCAGCGCGCGGCATCTCCCTGACCATCGAGGATCACAGCCTGGAAGCGGCCACGGGATGCACGGCAGAAAGCCTGGAGCACCTCTGCGCCGCTGCCGCACCCCACCTGTACGTGACCTTCGATACTGGCAACTTTGTCTTTGGGGACCAGGACCCCCTGGCCGCCTGGGAGAGACTGGCGCCCCGGGTGCGGCACGTGCATGTGAAGGACTGGGAAGTACTAACCGAGCAGCAGGCGGCGGGAAGGGCCTACCGTCGGGACCTTGCCGGCCGTGCCTACCGAGGGACAGCCTTGGGGTGCGGCATCATCCCTAATCCGGCGATCGTGGACCGCGTCGCCCGGTCCGGGTACAGCGACTACCTCTCGGCGGAGTACGAGGGCGAGGGAGATCCCCGCGTGGCTGTCAGCGACGGCGTCCGCTATCTCCGAGGTCTGCTGACGGCAGCCGGAGTCTAG
- a CDS encoding error-prone DNA polymerase: MNVGSMSGYAELHCHSHFSFLDGASPPEVLVQRALSLGLEALALTDHDGLYGSVRFHRAALRAGIRPIVGAEMTLTDESHLTLLARDARGYANLSRLISYARCRQPKGVSRLDPGLLAEHAEGLICLSGCNLGPAARLILRGDLEGAERLLAQIASWFPAGDFAVEVQRQFRREDGPLVAALAHLAGRLGLPVVATGNVHYATREESRLQDVLVCIRHNVSLAEAGRLLRPNSEAYLRSPREMQELFADLPQALENAAAVAERCQVSLDFSDLAVPEYPVPGGMAADDYLRQLCERALPERYGGERPSPPKRASCSRGKEPGGEGSSLLSAARRQLDHELEVIRQTGLSQYFLVVYDIVRHARQEGIRYQGRGSAANSIVAYLLGITAVDPLAHNLLFERFLSVERYNVDHAMPDIDLDFERDRREEIIQYVYQRYGWEHTAMVCTLITFRARSAIRDVGKALGFAPEALDRVAKSVDFMRASEVSAEALGHVLGEDADTERWQLLFDLCRQIDGFPRHLGIHVGGMVVTRKPLVEVVPVEPATMPGRVVIQWDKDSAEDAGLIKIDLLSLAMLSAIGEAVDLIEERTGVRPAVENLTLDDPAVYDLICRGDTIGVFQVESRAQAQMLPRLQPRNFNDLVVEVALVRPGPLQGGMVHPYLRRRRGQEPVRYEHPGMERALADTLGIVVFQEQVLMVARDVAGFSAGEAELLRRAMSRKRSHEEMEALRQRFVTGAMANGIPEEQAHQVYDRLSAFSGFGFNRAHAASFALLTYVSAWLKLYYPLPFYVGLLNNQPMGFYSPSVVVEDAKHHGVRLLPVDVNLSGERCTLEDGAIRLGLNYVHGFGPEVRQAVVSARGNRPFSGLNDLVRRTRLGREALEALIMAGGCDRWGLPRRQLLWRLGRALKGRADLTPPVPPSAASAQALLGRGMEEPSSPALSRGGIRGEVPSGFLLDDLPDVSLPELTPNEALVAEYAFTGVSSGSSPASLYHKALARAGAVSSAELAAAPNGAWVRVGGQVVVRQRPPTAKGFTFITVQDEWGQMNLVLRPDLYPKYRLDVRAPGLLAEGVVERDAGVINVRVERLTPLSPELR, translated from the coding sequence GTGAACGTCGGCTCAATGTCCGGCTACGCCGAACTGCACTGCCATTCCCATTTCTCCTTCCTGGACGGGGCCTCCCCGCCGGAGGTGCTGGTGCAGAGGGCCCTCTCGCTAGGCCTGGAAGCTCTGGCCCTCACTGACCACGACGGCCTCTACGGCAGCGTCCGCTTCCACCGGGCGGCCCTCCGAGCCGGCATCAGGCCGATCGTCGGCGCCGAGATGACCCTCACCGACGAGAGCCACCTCACTCTTCTGGCCCGGGACGCCCGCGGCTATGCCAACCTGTCCCGGCTCATCTCGTACGCCCGTTGTCGCCAACCGAAGGGAGTCTCCCGGCTGGACCCTGGACTGCTGGCGGAGCACGCCGAGGGGCTGATCTGTCTGAGCGGCTGCAACCTGGGCCCGGCCGCGCGGCTGATACTGCGGGGAGACCTCGAGGGGGCCGAGCGCCTCCTGGCCCAAATCGCCTCCTGGTTCCCCGCGGGCGACTTCGCCGTGGAGGTGCAGCGCCAGTTCCGGCGGGAGGACGGGCCCTTGGTGGCAGCCCTGGCCCATCTGGCCGGCCGATTAGGACTGCCGGTGGTGGCGACTGGCAACGTGCACTACGCCACTCGGGAGGAATCCCGACTGCAGGATGTGCTGGTCTGCATTCGGCACAACGTAAGCCTGGCCGAGGCCGGGCGACTACTGCGCCCTAACTCAGAGGCTTACCTGCGCTCGCCCAGGGAGATGCAGGAGCTCTTCGCCGATCTGCCCCAGGCCCTAGAGAACGCCGCCGCCGTCGCCGAGCGGTGCCAGGTGAGCCTGGACTTCTCCGATCTGGCCGTGCCCGAGTACCCGGTGCCGGGGGGCATGGCAGCCGATGACTACCTGCGGCAGCTATGTGAGCGGGCTCTACCGGAGCGGTACGGGGGGGAAAGGCCCTCCCCTCCTAAGCGCGCTTCCTGCTCACGGGGGAAGGAACCAGGGGGTGAGGGCTCTTCCCTTCTCTCGGCCGCCAGGCGCCAACTGGACCACGAACTCGAAGTCATCCGCCAAACGGGCCTGAGCCAGTACTTCCTCGTCGTCTACGACATCGTCCGCCACGCCAGGCAGGAAGGCATCCGCTACCAGGGGCGGGGCTCGGCGGCCAACTCCATTGTCGCCTACCTCTTGGGCATCACTGCCGTGGACCCCCTGGCCCACAACCTCCTCTTCGAGCGCTTCCTCTCGGTAGAGCGCTACAACGTAGACCACGCCATGCCCGACATAGACCTGGACTTCGAGCGGGACCGGCGCGAGGAGATCATACAGTACGTCTACCAACGCTACGGCTGGGAGCACACCGCCATGGTGTGCACTCTGATCACCTTTCGCGCTCGCAGTGCCATCCGGGACGTGGGCAAGGCCCTGGGCTTCGCTCCCGAGGCTCTAGACCGGGTGGCTAAGTCGGTAGACTTCATGCGCGCCTCGGAGGTAAGCGCCGAGGCGCTCGGCCACGTGCTGGGCGAGGACGCCGACACCGAGCGCTGGCAGCTGCTCTTCGACCTTTGCCGGCAGATTGATGGTTTCCCCCGTCATCTGGGCATCCACGTGGGCGGCATGGTGGTGACTCGCAAGCCGCTGGTCGAGGTAGTGCCGGTGGAGCCAGCCACCATGCCAGGCCGAGTGGTCATCCAGTGGGACAAGGACTCGGCCGAAGACGCGGGGCTCATCAAGATAGATCTGCTCAGCCTAGCCATGCTATCCGCCATCGGCGAAGCGGTGGACCTGATCGAGGAGCGCACCGGGGTGCGGCCGGCGGTGGAGAACCTGACCCTGGACGACCCGGCCGTCTACGACCTCATCTGCAGGGGCGACACCATCGGCGTGTTTCAGGTCGAGTCTCGGGCTCAGGCCCAGATGCTCCCTCGCCTGCAGCCCCGCAACTTCAACGACCTGGTGGTGGAGGTGGCCCTGGTCCGACCCGGGCCCCTTCAGGGGGGCATGGTTCACCCCTACCTGCGCCGACGCCGCGGCCAGGAGCCGGTGCGCTACGAGCACCCGGGGATGGAACGGGCCCTGGCCGACACTCTGGGCATCGTGGTCTTTCAGGAGCAGGTGCTCATGGTGGCCCGCGACGTGGCCGGGTTCAGCGCCGGCGAGGCGGAGCTGCTGCGGCGGGCCATGAGCCGCAAGCGCTCCCACGAAGAGATGGAGGCCCTACGCCAGCGCTTCGTGACCGGCGCCATGGCCAATGGCATACCTGAGGAACAGGCTCACCAGGTTTACGATCGGCTGTCCGCCTTCTCCGGCTTCGGGTTCAACCGGGCCCACGCGGCCTCCTTCGCCCTGCTCACCTACGTCTCCGCCTGGCTTAAGCTGTACTATCCCCTGCCCTTCTACGTGGGGTTGCTCAACAACCAGCCCATGGGCTTCTACTCCCCCTCGGTGGTGGTGGAGGACGCCAAGCACCACGGTGTCCGCCTCCTACCGGTGGACGTAAACCTCTCCGGAGAGCGGTGCACCTTGGAGGATGGCGCCATCCGGCTAGGGCTCAACTACGTGCACGGGTTCGGGCCCGAGGTACGCCAGGCGGTGGTCTCGGCCCGGGGGAATCGGCCGTTCTCCGGGCTGAACGATTTGGTCCGACGGACCCGATTGGGCCGCGAGGCCCTGGAGGCCCTCATCATGGCCGGCGGGTGCGACCGGTGGGGCCTGCCCCGCCGACAGCTGCTGTGGCGGCTGGGGCGAGCGCTGAAGGGGAGGGCCGACCTAACCCCCCCAGTCCCTCCTTCGGCAGCCTCAGCCCAGGCTCTTCTGGGCAGAGGAATGGAGGAGCCCTCGTCTCCCGCCCTTTCCAGGGGAGGGATTAGGGGTGAGGTTCCCTCTGGATTCCTCCTCGACGACCTGCCCGACGTCTCGCTGCCCGAACTCACCCCCAACGAGGCGCTGGTGGCCGAGTACGCCTTCACCGGCGTCAGCAGCGGCTCCAGCCCCGCCTCCTTGTACCACAAGGCCCTCGCGCGGGCCGGAGCCGTCAGCAGCGCCGAGCTGGCGGCCGCCCCCAATGGGGCCTGGGTGCGCGTGGGTGGCCAAGTGGTGGTGCGCCAGCGGCCTCCCACCGCCAAGGGGTTCACCTTCATCACCGTCCAGGACGAATGGGGCCAGATGAACCTGGTGCTCCGCCCCGACCTCTACCCCAAGTACCGACTGGACGTGCGCGCCCCCGGCCTCCTGGCCGAGGGCGTGGTCGAGCGGGACGCGGGCGTGATCAACGTTCGGGTGGAACGGCTGACTCCCCTATCTCCCGAGCTGCGCTGA